The Sphingopyxis fribergensis DNA segment TGCAATCTTGCCGAGCTTCGCGCCGACTGGTCGGACCTGCGAATGACGGGTGAGCTCGATGGCTTGGCCCTGATGCGACTTTGGCGCGCCGTCATGCTCTCGCGCTGGCTGGCGATGGAAAATCCACCAGAGGATGCGCCGTATCTCGAGGAGGCGGCATGATATCCGGCGCGTTCTTCTACCGGCTTTATGGCCTGATCATACGGTCGGACTTTTGGCTGGAGGAAACCGATTCTTGTCCCGCGGCCGCTCCCGACGTCCAGATCGCTGCGGCAGATTTGTCGCAATATTCGCTGCCCTTCGAGGGATTCCGGCAATTCGTCGTCCTGCCCGAAGGCGATCTGCTGCGATTCCGGGGCGTCGGCGCTTTCCTCGTCCGCGCCGGTGGGCGCGAAATCGCGGTGGACCTCGATCCGGCGTTCGACCTTCGCCTCCTTGCCCTGCCGCTACTCGGTCCCGTGATCGCAATCCTGCTGCATCGGCTCGGATATCTGGTCCTTCATGGCAGCGCGGTGGAACTGGACGGAGAGGCCGCCGTCTTCCTTGGCGACAAAGGAGCTGGAAAATCGACCACCGCTGCCAGCCTCGTGGCGGCGGGCTACCCGCTCATTGCAGACGATGTCGTCGCAGTCCGTTTGTCGGGCGAGTCGACTCTCGTCCTCGCCGGCTTTCAGGCTATGAAGCTTGATTCGCATATGGAGGAACGCTTCGACCCGGGGGCTGGTCACATCATCGAACCGTCCGACGGCCTCTTCACCAACGGCAAGATCCGCTTTCGCTTGAATCGGGACAATCCGCGTTCGCCTTTGCCTCTCGGGACGATCCATGTTCTCGATCGTGGGGCGGCAAATGTTTTTCGCCCCTTCGCTGCGGTCGATTCTTTTCAGGCATTGATCCGTTTTTCCTATTTCCCCCGCCTCGGAACCGCTGCGATCGAAAGGGGCGAATCCGCTACCTTGTTCGCGAAGGCAGCCGCCCTTGCGGGACGCGCGAGCGTCGGCCAACTCACCGTTCGCAACGGGCTCGACTGGCTTCCCGAACTCGCATCGTTCCTCAGCCATGCCGACAGGCGCGACCATGCGCTCGCATGACGGGATAGCCGATTTCATCCGGCTCGTATGGACCGGAACGCGCGGCGCCTTTGCAAAGGCCGCCATTCTCCAGACATTGGGCAGTCTTAGCGAAATCGTCTCGATCCTCCTGCTGATACCGTTGCTTCGTTTGCTCGATCCGAGCCGGAACGAAATCCTCATCGACCTCAGTCGGTTTCCTCTTGCTCCAACCGGGCATGCGTTGGCGATTACGCTTCCAATGATTATCGGCGCCTTTGTCGTCGCAACGATTATCCGTTCGCTGCTTCTCGAAACCAAGGAACGCTACAATGCGCGCGTCATGTTTGGTTTTGTCGCCGACTTTCAGCACCGGCTCTTCAAGGCGGTCACCCTGACACGCTGGCAGGTCCTCGGGCGTTACCGCACCGCGGACCTGACCCAGATATTGACCTCGAACATCGACCGGCTCCTGATGGCGACGCACCAGTTGCTCCAACTTGTTCAGTCAGCGTTGATGACGGTGATTTTCGCGCTCGCGTCGCTCGCGATTTCGTGGCGAATGACGCTTGCTGC contains these protein-coding regions:
- a CDS encoding HPr kinase/phosphorylase; this translates as MISGAFFYRLYGLIIRSDFWLEETDSCPAAAPDVQIAAADLSQYSLPFEGFRQFVVLPEGDLLRFRGVGAFLVRAGGREIAVDLDPAFDLRLLALPLLGPVIAILLHRLGYLVLHGSAVELDGEAAVFLGDKGAGKSTTAASLVAAGYPLIADDVVAVRLSGESTLVLAGFQAMKLDSHMEERFDPGAGHIIEPSDGLFTNGKIRFRLNRDNPRSPLPLGTIHVLDRGAANVFRPFAAVDSFQALIRFSYFPRLGTAAIERGESATLFAKAAALAGRASVGQLTVRNGLDWLPELASFLSHADRRDHALA